From the genome of Acomys russatus chromosome 27, mAcoRus1.1, whole genome shotgun sequence, one region includes:
- the Pomk gene encoding protein O-mannose kinase isoform X2, with product MGQQHGNRKGLTHREVPRVVGLLLAMALMNMLLYLCLDQFFISPGRSTEGPERCPHGHFRIGRMKNCSRWLSCEELRTEVRQLKRIGEGAVKRVFLSEWNEHKVALSRLTRLEMKDDFLHGLQMLKSLQSEHVVTLVGYCEEDSTILTEYHPFGSLSNLEETLNLSKYRDMNTWQHRLQLAVEYVGVINYLHRSPLGTRVMCDSNDLPKTLSQYLLTSNFSIVANDLDALPQVDHGSRVLVKCGHRELHGEFVAPEQLWPYGEDIPFRDDLMPSYDEKIDIWKIPDVSGFLLGHVEGSDMVRFHLFDIHKACKSRVPAERPTAQHVLDAYQRVLHSLRDAVMSQTKEML from the exons ATGGGACAGCAACATGGAAACAGGAAAGGTCTCACCCACAGAGAAGTCCCCCGTGTCGTTGGGCTGTTGCTCGCCATGGCCCTCATGAACATGCTGCTTTACCTCTGCCTCGATCAGTTCTTCATCTCCCCTGGGCGATCCACTGAGGGCCCTGAACGCTGTCCGCATGGTCACTTCAGAATTGGACGGATGAAAAATTGCTCGCGCTGGTTGTCCTGTGAGGAGCTGAGGACAGAAGTGAGGCAGCTGAAGCGCATTGGGGAAGGAGCCGTGAAGAGA GTCTTTCTGTCTGAGTGGAACGAACACAAAGTTGCTCTCTCCCGGCTCACCAGGCTGGAGATGAAGGATGACTTCCTCCACGGACTCCAGATGCTGAAGTCTCTACAGAGTGAGCACGTGGTCACGCTGGTTGGCTACTGCGAGGAAGACAGCACCATCCTTACCGAATATCACCCCTTTGGTTCCCTGAGCAACCTGGAAGAAACACTAAACCTTTCAAAGTACCGAGATATGAACACCTGGCAGCACAGGCTGCAGCTAGCTGTGGAGTACGTCGGCGTCATTAACTACCTGCACCGCAGCCCCCTGGGCACGAGGGTCATGTGCGACTCTAACGACCTACCCAAAACGTTGTCTCAGTATCTGCTGACAAGTAACTTCAGCATTGTGGCAAATGACCTGGACGCTCTGCCCCAGGTGGACCACGGCTCTAGGGTACTTGTGAAGTGTGGCCACAGGGAGCTCCATGGGGAGTTTGTGGCTCCAGAGCAGCTGTGGCCCTACGGAGAAGACATACCTTTCCGAGATGATCTCATGCCCTCCTATGATGAGAAGATCGACATCTGGAAGATTCCAGATGTCTCCGGTTTCCTCTTAGGGCACGTGGAAGGAAGCGATATGGTTCGATTCCACCTGTTTGATATACATAAGGCGTGTAAGAGCCGGGTCCCCGCAGAAAGACCCACAGCTCAGCATGTTCTGGACGCTTACCAGAGGGTTTTACATTCGCTCAGAGACGCTGTGATGTCTCAGACAAAAGAAATGCTGTGA
- the Pomk gene encoding protein O-mannose kinase isoform X1, whose translation METQLGEGRNSCRTDMGQQHGNRKGLTHREVPRVVGLLLAMALMNMLLYLCLDQFFISPGRSTEGPERCPHGHFRIGRMKNCSRWLSCEELRTEVRQLKRIGEGAVKRVFLSEWNEHKVALSRLTRLEMKDDFLHGLQMLKSLQSEHVVTLVGYCEEDSTILTEYHPFGSLSNLEETLNLSKYRDMNTWQHRLQLAVEYVGVINYLHRSPLGTRVMCDSNDLPKTLSQYLLTSNFSIVANDLDALPQVDHGSRVLVKCGHRELHGEFVAPEQLWPYGEDIPFRDDLMPSYDEKIDIWKIPDVSGFLLGHVEGSDMVRFHLFDIHKACKSRVPAERPTAQHVLDAYQRVLHSLRDAVMSQTKEML comes from the exons ATGGAGACCCAGCTGGGCGAAGGAAGAAACTCCTGCAG AACCGACATGGGACAGCAACATGGAAACAGGAAAGGTCTCACCCACAGAGAAGTCCCCCGTGTCGTTGGGCTGTTGCTCGCCATGGCCCTCATGAACATGCTGCTTTACCTCTGCCTCGATCAGTTCTTCATCTCCCCTGGGCGATCCACTGAGGGCCCTGAACGCTGTCCGCATGGTCACTTCAGAATTGGACGGATGAAAAATTGCTCGCGCTGGTTGTCCTGTGAGGAGCTGAGGACAGAAGTGAGGCAGCTGAAGCGCATTGGGGAAGGAGCCGTGAAGAGA GTCTTTCTGTCTGAGTGGAACGAACACAAAGTTGCTCTCTCCCGGCTCACCAGGCTGGAGATGAAGGATGACTTCCTCCACGGACTCCAGATGCTGAAGTCTCTACAGAGTGAGCACGTGGTCACGCTGGTTGGCTACTGCGAGGAAGACAGCACCATCCTTACCGAATATCACCCCTTTGGTTCCCTGAGCAACCTGGAAGAAACACTAAACCTTTCAAAGTACCGAGATATGAACACCTGGCAGCACAGGCTGCAGCTAGCTGTGGAGTACGTCGGCGTCATTAACTACCTGCACCGCAGCCCCCTGGGCACGAGGGTCATGTGCGACTCTAACGACCTACCCAAAACGTTGTCTCAGTATCTGCTGACAAGTAACTTCAGCATTGTGGCAAATGACCTGGACGCTCTGCCCCAGGTGGACCACGGCTCTAGGGTACTTGTGAAGTGTGGCCACAGGGAGCTCCATGGGGAGTTTGTGGCTCCAGAGCAGCTGTGGCCCTACGGAGAAGACATACCTTTCCGAGATGATCTCATGCCCTCCTATGATGAGAAGATCGACATCTGGAAGATTCCAGATGTCTCCGGTTTCCTCTTAGGGCACGTGGAAGGAAGCGATATGGTTCGATTCCACCTGTTTGATATACATAAGGCGTGTAAGAGCCGGGTCCCCGCAGAAAGACCCACAGCTCAGCATGTTCTGGACGCTTACCAGAGGGTTTTACATTCGCTCAGAGACGCTGTGATGTCTCAGACAAAAGAAATGCTGTGA